AACGGAAGTGATCATCACCGGTGCGGGCTTCAACGCTGTTTTCTCTCGATTCGTCAGGTATGAAAAAGTTGCGAGCGGGCACAGCGTCATCAACAGCATGGCGAGGCAAGCGGCGGTGTATCGCGACTGGGCGGAACCTTTCCGCAATGCGGCTTGCGCCAGGAACGACAACGCGGCAATGAGCGCGCCTTGCCAGAGAAAGTGAATCAGCGCCCAGCCAAGAGCGAGGATCAAGGGGTGGCTCAGTGCGTTCAATTTGACCTCCGTTCCATTTCCTCCAGCAGCTTCCGAATCTCGGCCAGCTCCTCGGCCGAAGCTTTCTTGGCGGACAACGCTTGCACGACCAGCTTTTTGGCCCAGCCGCTGAAGGCGCGATCCAGCAGGTCGGCGACAAGCTGCCGCTGCGTTTCCTCTTCGGCCAGGCTTGCTTCTAGGTAAGGACGCGCTCCACCGCGTCCCTAAGAGCTAAGGATCGCCGAGGCAAATCAGGGACGGAGTGGAATCCGTCCTTACCGGGGCAAGAATGGGCCGGTCCTCCGGCACGGCGATCAACGACCCACGCCGAGTTTCACTGGATTTTGTCCGAGGCCCTGAGCATCATCCGCCCATGAACTTAATTCTATCGACGCATAACGTGACGCTGACCAAGGCCATCGAGGACCACATTATGGACCGGATTAGGAAATTGGAGCATCTGGACCGGTTCGCCATCGACGTCCGCGTCACGCTGGAGCACGATCACAAGAAGATTCCGGAACGCGCTTTCAAGTGTACGATGCGTCTGACCATGCCGGGACCGGACCTTTTTGCCGAAGATTCGGAGCGCGACCTTTATGCGGCGATTGATCTAGTGACGAAGAAAATCGAGCAGCAAATCCGCAAGCGCCACAACAAATACAAAGCCCGCAAGCACACCCTGGCGGCGCAAACCAAGCGCAAGCGGCAGGAAGCGGGAATTCAGTAACCAGTAATCAGTAATCAGTGAGCAGTGAGCGAGGCGTGGCGATCCCGCGCGAGCAAATGGGTTAAGGCGGCTTTTCGTGATTCTTCGCGCCCGAA
This genomic window from Verrucomicrobiota bacterium contains:
- the raiA gene encoding ribosome-associated translation inhibitor RaiA, whose product is MESVLTGARMGRSSGTAINDPRRVSLDFVRGPEHHPPMNLILSTHNVTLTKAIEDHIMDRIRKLEHLDRFAIDVRVTLEHDHKKIPERAFKCTMRLTMPGPDLFAEDSERDLYAAIDLVTKKIEQQIRKRHNKYKARKHTLAAQTKRKRQEAGIQ
- a CDS encoding BlaI/MecI/CopY family transcriptional regulator; its protein translation is MAEEETQRQLVADLLDRAFSGWAKKLVVQALSAKKASAEELAEIRKLLEEMERRSN